A single region of the Plasmodium malariae genome assembly, chromosome: 7 genome encodes:
- the PmUG01_07013100 gene encoding Plasmodium exported protein, unknown function — protein sequence MGQNRNLMFFIRINVFIVLTWIYHIDDKMVTINKNFYRKNDIYRILCKKTWGFLGKRTEGDDSNIVSVKNDIPIIVEEILYKSRNIKVIDEENLDKLSKNKNYSSVTNSESGNLKGKVDIKYIFLFILPIFLLLVELIMFLCDRLLFTNSDSGSSTLHNMTIINIGVISSLTFIIILVIIFICIKIKKKEKSKRLINETNN from the exons atgGGCCAAAACAGgaatttaatgttttttattagaattaATGTCTTTATCGTTTTGACTTGGATATATCATATTGATGACAAGATG gttaccattaataaaaatttctacAGAAAGAATGACATTTATAGAATATTATGCAAAAAAACCTGGGGATTCCTTGGAAAACGTACAGAGGGAGATGATTCAAATATTGTAAgtgtaaaaaatgatataccTATTATTGtagaagaaatattatataaatctagaaatataaaagtaatcGATGAAGAAAACTTAGACaaattaagtaaaaacaaaaattatagtagTGTTACGAATTCCGAATCCGGGAATTTAAAGGGAAAGGtagatattaaatatatttttctttttattttacctatATTTCTCTTATTAGTTGAATTGATAATGTTTTTATGTGATAGATTGTTGTTTACAAATTCGGATAGTGGGTCTAGTACATTGCATAATAtgacaataataaatataggaGTTATATCATCTCTgacatttataattatattagtgATTATCTTTATctgtataaaaattaaaaaaaaagaaaaatcaaagcgtttaataaatgaaacaaataattaG
- the PmUG01_07013300 gene encoding uncharacterized protein yields the protein MYFEKPAYFKDRKLDILRLFHIFTRNEMPGEKHCEDLYVCHGQIFGLKEEQEKEIKHIKIQRTKETKKFIYLTTGNNVRYLIESHYYSSSENRQKLTKLVNSLKAVITNKRTINSVKPYGIYVPVPI from the exons ATGTACTTTGAAAAACCTGCCTATTTTAAGGATAGAAAATTAGATATTTTGAggttatttcatatttttactcGTAATGAAATGCCTG GTGAAAAACATTGTGAGGATCTATATGTGTGTCATGGACAAATATTTGGACTAAAGGAGGAACAGGAAAAGGagataaaacatattaaaattcaACGAACTAAAGAAaccaaaaaatttatttatttaacaacTGGTAATAATGTAAGATATCTTATTGAGTCACATTATTATAGTAGTTCAGAAAACAGACAGAAATTAACTAAACTAGTTAATTCATTAAAAGCAGTAATTACAAATAAACGTACGATAAATTCAGTAAAACCATATGGTATATATGTACCAGTTcctatatga